The nucleotide sequence ACGTCGCCCGCGCGCGGCGCGGTGTGGGCGCGCGGCAGGCGGCGGCCGAGGAAGTCGGCGATCGCGTCGGCGATGGCGAGGAGCGAGTAGCGCGTGCCGCAGGCGATGTTGAAGACCTCGCCCGAGACCCCCGGCGTCGCCATCGCGCGCAGGTTCCCCTCGACCACGTTGTCGATGTAGGTGAAGTCGCGCGACTGCTCGCCGTCGCCGTGCACCTCGAGCGGCTCGCCCGCGAGCGCCTGGGCGAGGAAGCGCGGGATCACGGCCGAGTACTTCGACTCCGGGTTCTGCCGTGGCCCGAAGACGTTGAAGTAGCGGAGGCTCACCGTCTCGAGCCCGTAGAGGCGCGCGAAGGTCTGGCAGTAGTGCTCCGCCGCCAGCTTGGAGACCGCGTAGGGCGAGACGGGCCGGGTGGGGAGCGTCTCGACCTTGGGAAGTACCGGGTCGTCGCCGTAGACGGAGGACGACGACGCATACACCACGCGCCGCACGCCCGCGTCGCGGCAGGCGAGGAGGAGGACGAGCGTCCCGGTCACGTTCACCTGGTTCGAGCCGAGCGGGTCGTCGACCGAGCGCGGCACGGAGCGCAGCGCCGCCTGGTGGAAGACG is from Deltaproteobacteria bacterium and encodes:
- a CDS encoding NAD-dependent epimerase/dehydratase family protein, with translation VFHQAALRSVPRSVDDPLGSNQVNVTGTLVLLLACRDAGVRRVVYASSSSVYGDDPVLPKVETLPTRPVSPYAVSKLAAEHYCQTFARLYGLETVSLRYFNVFGPRQNPESKYSAVIPRFLAQALAGEPLEVHGDGEQSRDFTYIDNVVEGNLRAMATPGVSGEVFNIACGTRYSLLAIADAIADFLGRRLPRAHTAPRAGDVRHTLAEIAKAERLLGYRPKVDFATGMRRTCEYFVTRFGESR